In a genomic window of Streptomyces koelreuteriae:
- a CDS encoding succinylglutamate desuccinylase/aspartoacylase family protein: protein MTEKLTLGTLTVGTLSAEPGTKTRGTVPADLGTLTVDIPLTLVNGARPGPRVVITAGVHGGEFTGIDAATRLAALLEPGEVRGQIVLCPVANPPAVYQGRLGVSPVDGVNINRVFPGDPEGGPTERLAAWLFTHLLDGAEAYIDLHSGGIDEVLRDFVGYRLTGNPELDARTADMAHSVGIEDVILGLNAEGGNSHAAAARQGIPAILVETGDLGERDPAIARRLVDGLYGVLARLGVLESETRNSTAVREWVWVAGVTSDATGLWYPEFSLGDDVTEGQVIGRVIDPADGREHKIHTPASGRVFYGMHGLTVAPGTELAAIAAPAPREPAP, encoded by the coding sequence CTGACCCTGGGCACGCTGACCGTCGGGACCCTGAGCGCCGAGCCCGGCACCAAGACCCGCGGCACCGTCCCCGCCGACCTCGGCACCCTCACCGTCGACATCCCGCTGACCCTGGTCAACGGCGCCCGGCCCGGCCCCCGCGTCGTCATCACGGCGGGCGTGCACGGCGGCGAGTTCACCGGCATCGACGCCGCCACCCGGCTCGCGGCCCTGCTGGAACCCGGCGAGGTGCGCGGCCAGATCGTCCTCTGCCCGGTCGCCAACCCCCCTGCCGTCTACCAGGGCCGACTCGGTGTCTCCCCGGTCGACGGCGTCAACATCAACCGCGTCTTCCCCGGCGACCCCGAGGGCGGCCCCACCGAGCGGCTCGCCGCCTGGCTCTTCACACACCTGCTGGACGGCGCCGAGGCCTACATCGACCTGCACTCCGGCGGCATCGACGAGGTCCTGCGCGACTTCGTCGGCTACCGCCTCACCGGCAACCCCGAACTCGACGCCAGGACCGCCGACATGGCCCACTCGGTCGGCATCGAGGACGTCATCCTCGGTCTGAACGCCGAGGGCGGCAACAGCCACGCTGCCGCCGCCCGCCAGGGCATCCCGGCGATCCTCGTCGAGACGGGCGACCTCGGCGAGCGGGACCCGGCCATCGCCCGCCGCTTGGTCGACGGCCTGTACGGAGTGCTGGCCCGGCTCGGTGTCCTGGAGTCGGAGACCCGGAACAGCACCGCCGTCCGCGAGTGGGTCTGGGTCGCGGGCGTCACCTCCGACGCCACCGGCCTCTGGTACCCCGAGTTCTCCCTCGGCGACGACGTGACCGAGGGCCAGGTCATCGGCCGTGTCATCGACCCCGCCGACGGCCGGGAGCACAAGATCCACACCCCCGCCTCCGGACGCGTCTTCTACGGGATGCACGGACTGACCGTCGCCCCCGGCACCGAACTCGCCGCCATCGCCGCACCCGCTCCCCGGGAACCGGCCCCCTGA